In the Cydia amplana chromosome 14, ilCydAmpl1.1, whole genome shotgun sequence genome, one interval contains:
- the LOC134653795 gene encoding serine protease inhibitor Kazal-type 1-like: protein MKLILVFSLLTVLVSAFEDIPPPSTPSCPCARIYMPLCASNGVTYNNKCEFECAQRNLANTGVQIGVIRHGRCEEPSGYYDA, encoded by the coding sequence TGTTCTCGCTTCTCACGGTGTTGGTATCAGCATTCGAAGACATCCCTCCCCCCTCCACCCCCTCCTGCCCCTGCGCCAGGATCTACATGCCCCTCTGCGCCTCCAACGGAGTGACGTACAACAATAAGTGCGAGTTTGAGTGCGCGCAGCGGAATTTGGCAAATACGGGGGTGCAAATTGGAGTGATAAGGCATGGACGATGCGAAGAGCCGAGTGGTTATTATGATGCTTAG